In one Pseudomonas sp. Bout1 genomic region, the following are encoded:
- a CDS encoding monovalent cation:proton antiporter-2 (CPA2) family protein, protein MPHEGNLLQAAVVFLFAAVLTVPLAKRLQLGAVLGYLLAGVIIGPSVLGLVGNPQSVSQFSELGVVLLLFIIGLELSPKRLWVMRKAVFGVGLAQVLLTGSVIGVVALFVFGQSWNSAIVLGLGLALSSTAFGLQSLAERKELNQPHGRLAFAILLFQDIAAIPLIAMVPLLAGSDHPTTTSQGLQHGLEVLGSIAVVIIGGRYLLRPVFRIVAKTGLREVSTATALLVVIGTAWLMELVGVSMALGAFLAGLLLADSEYRHELESQIEPFKGLLLGLFFISVGMGANISLLFSAPVIVLGLTLLLIAIKLPLLFCVGRLAGDLNRESALRLGVVLAAGGEFAFVVFKIGRDQGLFEPHLYDILVLTITLSMAVTPLLLLLCPKLFKAKVKPVEVPEEYRAIESDSPRVVIAGMGRMGQIVARILRAQNISFIALDTSVETIELTRSFGGMPVFYGDPQRPEILHAAKVDQAEFFVIAMDDPEINIKTAELVRSLYPHMKIIARARNRQHVHRLVDLDASPVRETFYSSLEMSRRTLVGLGLTQAQADARISRFKNHDLQLLAAQHAVYDDAAKVMQSAQEARTELARLFEMDRLEEESDKV, encoded by the coding sequence ATGCCCCATGAAGGCAACCTGTTACAAGCGGCGGTTGTATTCCTGTTCGCCGCCGTACTGACCGTGCCCTTGGCCAAGCGCCTGCAACTGGGCGCCGTGTTGGGTTACTTACTGGCCGGCGTAATCATCGGCCCGTCGGTGCTGGGCCTGGTGGGCAACCCGCAAAGTGTCAGCCAGTTTTCGGAACTTGGGGTGGTGTTGCTGCTGTTCATAATTGGCCTGGAGTTGTCGCCCAAGCGCTTGTGGGTGATGCGCAAGGCGGTGTTTGGGGTCGGCCTGGCGCAGGTATTGCTCACGGGCAGCGTGATCGGCGTGGTCGCACTGTTTGTGTTTGGCCAGTCGTGGAACAGCGCCATCGTGCTGGGCCTTGGCCTCGCGCTCTCCTCCACGGCCTTCGGCCTGCAAAGCCTGGCCGAGCGCAAGGAACTCAACCAACCCCACGGGCGCCTGGCCTTTGCGATCCTGCTGTTCCAGGACATCGCGGCGATCCCGCTGATCGCCATGGTGCCGCTGCTGGCCGGCAGCGATCACCCCACCACCACTTCCCAGGGCCTGCAGCACGGCCTGGAAGTGCTGGGCAGTATCGCCGTAGTGATCATCGGCGGGCGCTATCTGCTGCGGCCGGTGTTTCGCATCGTGGCCAAGACCGGGCTGCGGGAAGTTTCCACTGCCACCGCGTTATTGGTGGTGATCGGCACGGCCTGGCTGATGGAACTGGTGGGCGTGTCCATGGCGCTTGGCGCCTTCCTCGCCGGGCTGCTGCTGGCAGACTCCGAATACCGGCATGAACTCGAATCGCAGATCGAGCCGTTCAAGGGCCTGCTGCTGGGCCTGTTCTTTATCAGCGTGGGCATGGGTGCCAATATCAGCCTGTTGTTCAGTGCGCCGGTAATCGTGCTGGGCCTGACCTTACTGCTGATCGCCATCAAGTTACCGCTGCTGTTTTGCGTGGGACGCCTGGCCGGTGACCTGAACCGTGAAAGCGCGCTGCGCCTGGGTGTGGTGCTGGCGGCCGGGGGCGAGTTCGCGTTTGTGGTATTCAAGATCGGCCGCGACCAAGGGCTGTTCGAACCGCACCTCTACGACATCCTCGTGTTGACCATCACCCTGTCGATGGCCGTGACGCCGTTGCTGCTGTTGCTCTGCCCCAAGCTGTTCAAGGCCAAGGTCAAGCCGGTGGAAGTCCCCGAGGAATACCGCGCCATCGAAAGCGATTCGCCACGGGTGGTGATCGCCGGGATGGGCCGTATGGGGCAGATCGTGGCGCGGATCCTGCGGGCGCAAAACATCTCGTTTATCGCCCTCGACACCTCGGTGGAGACCATCGAGCTGACCCGCAGCTTCGGTGGCATGCCGGTGTTCTACGGCGACCCCCAGCGCCCGGAAATCCTTCACGCGGCGAAAGTCGACCAGGCCGAGTTTTTCGTGATTGCCATGGACGACCCCGAAATCAACATCAAGACCGCCGAACTGGTGCGCAGCCTCTACCCGCACATGAAGATCATCGCCCGCGCCCGTAACCGCCAACACGTGCACCGCCTGGTGGACCTTGATGCATCACCGGTGCGCGAGACGTTTTACTCCAGCCTGGAAATGAGCCGCCGCACCCTGGTGGGCCTTGGTTTGACCCAAGCCCAGGCCGACGCACGCATCAGCCGTTTCAAAAACCACGACCTGCAGTTGCTGGCGGCGCAACACGCCGTGTATGACGACGCGGCCAAGGTGATGCAGTCGGCCCAGGAAGCCCGGACCGAATTGGCGCGGCTGTTTGAGATGGACCGGCTCGAAGAAGAGTCCGACAAGGTGTAG